Proteins encoded by one window of Synechococcales cyanobacterium CNB:
- the rnc gene encoding ribonuclease III, with protein sequence MDEAHRVRAEAVIGHRFRDPGLLCRALTHASVAESRVESNERLEFLGDAVLGMVACERIFRRFPTLLEGEMTKIKSAAVSRRACTQIARSLGLQELLILGKGMQSSTQPPSLAAAVLEAVIGAVYVDAGYEAAAAFIGPHIDPIIERAAQSGHQQNFKSVLQQFAQQRFDGTPVYRTLDEKGPDHAKAFKVCVEIDSRRFEPAWGQSKKQAEQQAALLALRALGVAVEDGEGDVRIVESVGAPK encoded by the coding sequence ATGGACGAAGCCCACCGCGTTCGTGCCGAAGCCGTGATCGGTCACCGGTTCCGCGATCCGGGGCTGCTGTGCCGCGCGCTGACGCACGCTTCGGTGGCGGAATCGCGCGTGGAGTCGAACGAGCGGCTGGAGTTTCTGGGCGACGCGGTGCTGGGGATGGTTGCGTGTGAGCGCATCTTCCGGCGTTTCCCGACACTGCTCGAAGGGGAGATGACGAAGATCAAGTCGGCGGCGGTGTCCCGTCGGGCGTGCACGCAGATCGCGCGTTCGCTGGGGTTGCAGGAGTTGCTGATCTTGGGGAAGGGGATGCAGTCTTCGACGCAGCCCCCGTCGCTGGCGGCGGCGGTGCTCGAAGCGGTGATCGGGGCGGTGTACGTGGACGCGGGGTACGAGGCGGCGGCGGCGTTCATCGGGCCGCACATCGATCCGATCATCGAGCGGGCGGCACAGAGCGGGCACCAGCAGAACTTCAAGAGCGTGCTGCAGCAGTTCGCCCAGCAGCGGTTCGATGGGACGCCGGTGTATCGCACGCTCGACGAGAAGGGGCCGGACCACGCCAAGGCGTTCAAGGTGTGCGTGGAGATCGATTCGAGGCGTTTCGAGCCGGCGTGGGGGCAGAGCAAGAAGCAGGCGGAGCAGCAGGCTGCGCTGCTCGCACTGCGTGCGCTGGGCGTGGCGGTCGAGGACGGAGAGGGAGACGTGCGGATCGTGGAGAGCGTGGGCGCGCCGAAGTAG
- a CDS encoding 50S ribosomal protein L34 — translation MHYPRRASKIKRARKSGFRARMRTRNGRKTLSRKRRVGRSVNVRDAN, via the coding sequence ATGCATTACCCACGCCGAGCCAGCAAGATCAAGCGGGCACGAAAGTCCGGCTTCCGGGCGCGGATGCGCACCCGCAACGGCCGCAAGACCCTGAGCCGGAAGCGCCGAGTCGGCCGCTCCGTCAATGTCCGCGACGCCAACTGA
- a CDS encoding DUF5117 domain-containing protein, whose translation MRSLTRLTSPRFWRRLHPRSSRIRRLSTCQSGVSAASAARLPGGGIVLFPALWGVDPEGWGEESPMNAVRCRAVAIVVLAGSVFGAPAVGQQDYPPFEKVSEGYRKVTPPADGSAPLYTVWVRDRDGQMLAELPAGFEGQRFFVVPTVAGGDAQAGVYSIWHYAIGQDARYLSWQQYDKRLALIEPNMDVRTTGDAESRAATERIYTDRVVLTTPIVAMGPGGGPVIDLDDVLLRQSGAFFGGFTRGADVSLARVKSAKTFPSNVELTLEFPRAGGQLVTVHYSIGVPPQTPGYQPREADRRVGYYYTAFTDRNRRGVDGQTMRYVNRWHVEKADPSRALSPPKKPIVYYIEHTTPVRYRRWVRDGILAWNKAFERVGIVNAIEVYQQDAQTGAHMDKDPEDIRYSFVRWTNADMGFAIGPVHAHPDTGEIYEADIVMDEGFLAGWAHQYRTSILAAAAMRSLDAETAEWLLDHPQWDPRYRLADPEDRARVAAYSRALRDGTADPADAPPTMLPMVWEQPGAGSRAGVCAAMPGLALSVADVRLAMDAGIILPDGGERDEASLLDGLPEEFIGPLLKDVIMHEVGHTLGLMHNWKGSAAHSFAEINSEGFRGKRPMLSTVMDYAPSNIVVEGDGLVQGDYGCIDIGTYDHWAIEWGYTFDDPGKVATRAAEPGHGFSSEEGQPGPDPHAKTWDLGENSLDFADSEMRFVRHVRPKLLDKAVKDGEPWQKARQTWSQLLGKQLGALSTASHWVGGAHFNKYRKGDPGAPEPIRPVDVERQRRALKFVIENAFRDEAWGLTPELLAHLGTEQWPDSNWGDPQDVPIHDQVLGAQASAMTMLMNPTRLRRILDNELRTVSGQDALTVPEVLRAIRNEVWSPLANVPRGATARDPYISSLRRNLQREHLDRLIDLSTGMNWPNASGKTLATLARQELRDIRAAIGDRPEAQGIDPYSKAHLADSRERIDRALEAGYLRRQ comes from the coding sequence ATGAGGTCGTTGACGCGGCTGACCTCACCGCGGTTCTGGAGGCGCTTGCATCCGAGGAGTAGCCGCATTCGGCGTCTGTCCACTTGCCAAAGCGGAGTCTCCGCTGCCTCCGCAGCCCGGTTGCCCGGTGGTGGTATTGTGTTGTTCCCGGCCTTGTGGGGCGTAGACCCCGAGGGCTGGGGTGAGGAGTCGCCGATGAACGCTGTCCGTTGCCGTGCGGTTGCGATCGTGGTTCTGGCCGGGTCTGTGTTCGGGGCACCGGCTGTCGGGCAGCAGGACTACCCCCCGTTCGAGAAGGTGTCGGAGGGGTACCGGAAGGTGACGCCGCCGGCGGATGGGTCCGCGCCGCTGTACACGGTGTGGGTCCGTGACCGGGACGGGCAGATGCTGGCGGAGTTGCCGGCGGGGTTCGAGGGGCAGCGGTTCTTTGTGGTGCCAACGGTGGCAGGGGGCGATGCGCAGGCGGGGGTGTACTCGATCTGGCACTACGCGATCGGGCAGGACGCGCGGTATCTCTCCTGGCAGCAGTACGACAAGCGTCTCGCGCTGATCGAACCGAACATGGATGTTCGGACGACGGGGGACGCGGAGTCGCGGGCGGCGACGGAACGGATCTACACGGACCGGGTGGTGCTGACGACGCCGATCGTGGCGATGGGTCCGGGCGGCGGCCCGGTGATCGACCTGGACGACGTGCTGCTTCGGCAGTCCGGGGCGTTCTTCGGGGGTTTCACACGCGGGGCGGACGTGTCGCTGGCGAGGGTGAAATCGGCGAAGACGTTCCCGTCGAACGTGGAGTTGACGCTGGAGTTTCCGCGCGCGGGGGGGCAGCTGGTGACGGTGCACTACTCGATCGGCGTCCCGCCGCAGACGCCGGGGTATCAGCCGCGCGAGGCGGACCGGCGGGTGGGGTACTACTACACGGCGTTCACGGACCGGAACCGTCGCGGGGTGGACGGGCAGACGATGCGGTACGTGAACCGGTGGCACGTCGAGAAGGCGGACCCGTCGCGTGCCCTGAGTCCCCCGAAGAAGCCGATCGTGTACTACATCGAGCACACGACGCCGGTGCGGTACCGGCGCTGGGTGCGCGACGGCATCCTGGCTTGGAACAAGGCGTTCGAGCGGGTGGGGATCGTGAACGCGATCGAGGTGTATCAACAGGACGCGCAGACGGGCGCACACATGGACAAGGATCCTGAGGACATCCGGTACTCGTTCGTGCGCTGGACGAACGCGGACATGGGGTTTGCGATCGGTCCTGTGCATGCGCACCCGGACACGGGGGAGATCTACGAGGCGGATATCGTGATGGACGAGGGGTTCCTGGCGGGTTGGGCGCACCAGTACCGCACTTCGATCCTGGCGGCGGCGGCGATGCGTTCGCTGGACGCGGAGACGGCGGAGTGGCTGCTGGACCATCCGCAGTGGGATCCGCGGTACCGGCTGGCGGACCCGGAGGACCGGGCGCGCGTGGCGGCGTATTCACGGGCGCTGCGCGACGGGACGGCGGACCCGGCGGATGCGCCGCCGACGATGCTGCCGATGGTGTGGGAGCAGCCGGGGGCGGGGTCGCGTGCGGGGGTGTGCGCCGCGATGCCGGGGCTGGCGCTGTCGGTGGCGGACGTAAGGCTGGCGATGGACGCCGGGATCATCCTGCCGGACGGTGGCGAGCGGGACGAGGCGAGCCTGCTCGACGGTCTGCCGGAGGAGTTCATCGGGCCGTTGCTGAAGGACGTGATCATGCACGAGGTGGGGCACACGCTCGGGCTGATGCACAACTGGAAGGGATCGGCGGCGCACTCGTTCGCGGAGATCAACTCGGAGGGATTCCGAGGGAAGAGGCCGATGCTCTCGACGGTGATGGACTATGCGCCGTCGAACATCGTGGTGGAGGGCGACGGGCTGGTGCAGGGGGACTACGGGTGCATCGACATCGGCACCTACGACCACTGGGCGATCGAGTGGGGGTACACGTTCGACGATCCGGGGAAGGTGGCGACCCGGGCGGCGGAGCCGGGGCACGGGTTTTCGAGCGAGGAGGGCCAGCCCGGCCCGGACCCGCATGCGAAGACGTGGGACCTGGGTGAGAACTCGCTGGACTTCGCGGACTCGGAGATGCGTTTCGTGCGGCACGTGCGGCCGAAACTGCTGGACAAGGCGGTGAAGGACGGCGAGCCGTGGCAGAAGGCGCGGCAGACGTGGAGCCAGTTGCTTGGCAAGCAGTTGGGCGCGCTCTCGACGGCGTCGCACTGGGTGGGCGGGGCGCACTTCAACAAGTACCGCAAGGGCGACCCCGGCGCGCCGGAACCGATCCGGCCCGTGGACGTGGAGCGGCAGCGGCGTGCGCTGAAGTTCGTCATCGAGAACGCGTTCCGGGACGAGGCGTGGGGGCTGACGCCGGAACTGCTGGCGCATCTGGGCACGGAGCAGTGGCCCGACTCGAACTGGGGCGACCCGCAGGACGTGCCGATCCACGACCAGGTGCTCGGGGCGCAGGCGAGCGCGATGACGATGCTGATGAACCCGACACGGCTGCGGCGGATCCTGGACAACGAGTTGCGGACGGTGTCGGGGCAGGACGCGCTGACGGTGCCGGAAGTGCTGCGGGCGATCCGCAACGAGGTGTGGTCGCCGCTGGCGAACGTGCCGCGTGGCGCGACCGCGCGGGATCCGTACATCAGCAGCCTTCGGCGGAATCTGCAACGAGAGCACCTCGACCGGCTGATCGACCTGTCGACGGGGATGAACTGGCCGAACGCCTCGGGCAAGACGCTGGCGACCCTGGCGCGTCAGGAACTGCGGGACATCCGTGCGGCGATCGGTGACAGGCCGGAGGCGCAGGGGATCGATCCGTACTCGAAGGCGCACCTGGCGGACTCGCGCGAGCGGATCGACCGGGCGCTGGAGGCGGGGTACCTGCGGCGGCAGTAG
- a CDS encoding PEP-CTERM sorting domain-containing protein (PEP-CTERM proteins occur, often in large numbers, in the proteomes of bacteria that also encode an exosortase, a predicted intramembrane cysteine proteinase. The presence of a PEP-CTERM domain at a protein's C-terminus predicts cleavage within the sorting domain, followed by covalent anchoring to some some component of the (usually Gram-negative) cell surface. Many PEP-CTERM proteins exhibit an unusual sequence composition that includes large numbers of potential glycosylation sites. Expression of one such protein has been shown restore the ability of a bacterium to form floc, a type of biofilm.), with amino-acid sequence MNSRFTLQTVSATLVLAAAAGVVSAQTAWKVDVPDFYQHQKTDPARDKTWIPKPLAPAYDSKDWWEQGGGWCATAAWTNAIASMEDRFAGIFDPSRRKGAGAEHKDRNWLERANYALEDLAIIAGKRFGINNGACAWEPDVLAYSSNAGYADAIVDRFYLSGKQVRRDHNDGKSDNATGFANLFEAFAAGIDSNRAVVVNITADEKLPFWWARSFHVMTGVAVDTDNSVIYVADPDSTFRGGGWDDGEDKAFERRYLATDDYPAGDPRDPKVRDRYYSAFTIDANGVFTDGAYKGAVIESVFTYIVPAPGSLALVGLGGGAMLRRRRSR; translated from the coding sequence ATGAACTCTCGATTCACTTTGCAGACCGTGTCCGCAACGCTGGTCCTGGCCGCAGCCGCCGGCGTCGTTTCCGCGCAGACGGCGTGGAAGGTGGACGTTCCCGATTTCTACCAGCACCAGAAGACGGACCCCGCGAGGGACAAGACGTGGATTCCGAAGCCGCTGGCTCCTGCGTACGACAGCAAGGACTGGTGGGAGCAGGGTGGGGGGTGGTGCGCCACGGCGGCGTGGACGAACGCGATCGCGTCGATGGAGGATCGATTCGCCGGCATTTTTGACCCGAGCCGGCGCAAGGGCGCGGGCGCGGAGCACAAGGACAGGAACTGGCTGGAACGGGCGAACTACGCGCTGGAGGACCTCGCCATCATCGCCGGCAAGCGGTTCGGCATCAACAACGGGGCGTGCGCTTGGGAACCGGACGTCCTTGCGTACAGCTCGAACGCCGGCTACGCGGACGCGATCGTGGACCGGTTCTACCTGAGCGGCAAGCAGGTTCGTCGCGACCACAACGACGGCAAGAGCGACAACGCAACGGGGTTCGCCAACCTCTTCGAGGCGTTCGCTGCGGGGATCGACAGCAACCGCGCGGTGGTGGTTAACATCACGGCCGACGAGAAGTTGCCCTTCTGGTGGGCGAGATCCTTCCACGTGATGACGGGCGTCGCGGTGGACACCGACAACTCGGTGATCTACGTGGCGGACCCGGACAGCACGTTCCGCGGCGGCGGGTGGGACGACGGCGAGGACAAGGCCTTCGAGCGGCGCTACCTCGCCACGGACGACTACCCCGCCGGCGACCCGCGCGACCCGAAGGTCCGCGACCGGTACTACTCGGCGTTCACGATCGACGCCAACGGCGTCTTCACGGACGGCGCGTACAAGGGCGCGGTCATCGAGTCGGTGTTCACGTACATCGTTCCCGCCCCCGGCTCGCTCGCGCTGGTCGGGCTTGGGGGCGGCGCGATGCTCAGGCGGCGTCGTTCCCGGTAG